A genomic window from Sphingomonas taxi includes:
- the pyk gene encoding pyruvate kinase encodes MTTAIAPRARKVRVLATLGPASNTPEMIATLFQAGADAFRVNMSHGDQQSKVAVIQAIRALEQEFNRPTTILADLQGPKLRVGKFEGGRTVLEHGSTFVLDRDPTPGDATRVELPHKEIFAAIEPGARLLLDDGKLVLRVTDHDADRIETLVEVGGALSNNKGLNVPDVVLPMAALTEKDRSDLAFAVEQGVDWIALSFVQRPEDLAEARKLIGGKAALLAKIEKPAAIDRLEEIVEMCDGVMVARGDLGVELPPQTVPPLQKRIVETSRRLGRPVVVATQMLESMIQSPSPTRAEVSDVATAIYDGADAIMLSAESAAGAWPVESVAMMNSIGVSVESDPMHGDRVHFTVTRPDPTTADALSEAAKQIAKTTSATAIICFTTSGSTARRIARERPSVPILVLTPSKETARRLGLLWGTHAVHTRDVESFEDMVGKAKRMALRTGIAQAGDRVIVMAGVPFRTPGSTNVLHVVRIIGDELKDYS; translated from the coding sequence ATGACGACTGCCATTGCGCCCCGCGCGCGAAAGGTTCGCGTGCTGGCGACATTAGGTCCGGCAAGCAACACCCCCGAGATGATCGCGACGCTGTTCCAGGCGGGCGCGGACGCCTTCCGCGTCAACATGAGCCACGGCGACCAGCAGTCCAAGGTCGCGGTGATCCAGGCGATCCGCGCGCTCGAACAGGAATTCAACCGTCCGACGACGATCCTCGCCGATCTGCAGGGCCCGAAGCTGCGCGTCGGCAAGTTCGAGGGCGGGCGCACCGTGCTCGAACACGGCAGCACCTTCGTGCTCGACCGCGATCCGACGCCGGGCGACGCCACCCGCGTCGAGCTGCCGCACAAGGAGATCTTCGCGGCGATCGAACCGGGCGCACGCCTGCTGCTCGACGACGGCAAGCTGGTGCTGCGCGTTACCGACCACGACGCCGACCGGATCGAGACATTGGTCGAGGTCGGCGGCGCGCTGTCGAACAACAAGGGGCTCAACGTCCCCGACGTCGTGCTGCCGATGGCGGCGCTGACCGAGAAGGACCGCAGCGACCTCGCCTTCGCGGTCGAACAGGGCGTCGACTGGATCGCGCTCTCCTTCGTGCAGCGGCCCGAGGATCTCGCCGAGGCGCGCAAGCTGATCGGCGGCAAGGCGGCCCTGCTCGCCAAGATCGAGAAGCCCGCGGCGATCGACCGGCTCGAGGAGATCGTCGAGATGTGCGACGGCGTGATGGTCGCGCGCGGCGATCTCGGCGTCGAGCTGCCGCCGCAGACCGTGCCGCCGCTCCAGAAGCGCATCGTCGAGACGTCGCGCCGGCTCGGCCGCCCGGTCGTCGTCGCGACGCAGATGCTCGAATCGATGATCCAGAGCCCGTCGCCGACCCGCGCCGAAGTGTCCGACGTCGCCACCGCGATCTACGACGGCGCCGACGCGATCATGCTGTCGGCGGAAAGCGCCGCGGGCGCGTGGCCGGTCGAATCGGTCGCGATGATGAACTCGATCGGCGTCTCGGTCGAAAGCGACCCGATGCACGGCGACCGCGTCCATTTCACCGTGACGCGCCCCGACCCGACCACCGCCGACGCTCTGTCGGAAGCCGCCAAGCAGATCGCCAAGACCACCTCGGCGACCGCGATCATCTGCTTCACCACTTCGGGCTCGACCGCGCGCCGCATCGCCCGCGAGCGGCCCTCGGTGCCGATCCTCGTGCTCACCCCGAGCAAGGAGACGGCGCGCCGGCTCGGCCTGCTGTGGGGGACGCATGCGGTGCACACCCGCGACGTCGAATCGTTCGAGGACATGGTCGGCAAGGCGAAGCGCATGGCGCTGCGCACCGGCATCGCGCAGGCGGGCGACCGGGTGATCGTGATGGCGGGCGTGCCGTTCCGCACGCCGGGGTCGACCAACGTGCTCCACGTCGTCCGCATCATCGGCGACGAGCTCAAGGACTATAGCTGA
- a CDS encoding DUF1244 domain-containing protein, whose translation MTDKLAALPDAVAAAAFRRLVRHLRHRTDAQNVDLMGLSGFCRNCLSDWIEEAGGLSKAEARETIYGMPQAEWKARYQSEATPEQLARMEESLKRNEGRDAGDAALDEALDESFPASDPPAMTEPGRG comes from the coding sequence ATGACCGACAAACTCGCCGCGCTGCCCGACGCCGTCGCCGCGGCGGCGTTCCGCCGCCTCGTCCGCCACCTGCGCCATCGCACCGATGCGCAGAACGTCGACCTGATGGGCCTGTCGGGATTCTGCCGCAATTGCCTGTCCGACTGGATCGAGGAAGCGGGCGGCCTGAGCAAGGCCGAGGCGCGCGAGACGATCTACGGCATGCCGCAGGCCGAGTGGAAGGCGCGCTACCAGAGCGAGGCGACCCCCGAACAGCTCGCCCGCATGGAGGAAAGCCTCAAGCGCAACGAGGGCCGCGACGCCGGGGATGCGGCCCTCGACGAGGCGCTCGACGAGAGTTTCCCGGCGAGCGATCCGCCCGCGATGACCGAGCCCGGCCGGGGTTGA
- a CDS encoding DUF2312 domain-containing protein: MAEERQDGMGGGQVAADELRLLIERAERLEEEKKGIADDIKDVMAEAKGRGYDPKAIRKILSIRKKKKEEYQEEEAILEVYMQALGMI, encoded by the coding sequence ATGGCGGAAGAACGGCAAGACGGCATGGGCGGCGGCCAGGTCGCGGCGGACGAGCTGCGCCTCCTGATCGAGCGCGCCGAGCGGCTCGAGGAAGAGAAGAAGGGCATCGCCGACGACATCAAGGACGTGATGGCCGAGGCCAAGGGCCGCGGCTACGACCCCAAGGCGATCCGCAAGATCCTCTCGATCCGCAAGAAGAAGAAGGAAGAATATCAGGAGGAGGAGGCGATCCTCGAAGTGTACATGCAGGCGCTCGGAATGATCTGA
- a CDS encoding queuosine precursor transporter codes for MDTPVRAIPRSLFAFSIFYGGMVCIAGVLGNKQVALGPLSALGPLVGLGPLAVEAGIFAFLLLVVVSSAIAELHGGDTATRLVRIGFAPLIVSILLSVVVLSVPAAADMDPARRDAFTLMMGGTPRIWLGGIVAYGISQTLNVTIFAALKGREGSGLLWLRAGIASVLSQIVDTLLFVTIAFAGVFPIGELLLGQMIAKVLLSAILVPPLIYLFVGLGRRLDRG; via the coding sequence ATGGACACTCCGGTTCGCGCTATCCCGCGCTCGCTCTTCGCTTTCTCGATCTTCTACGGCGGCATGGTCTGCATCGCCGGCGTGCTCGGCAACAAACAGGTCGCGCTCGGCCCGCTGTCGGCGCTGGGGCCGCTCGTCGGGCTCGGCCCGCTCGCGGTGGAGGCGGGCATCTTCGCCTTCCTGCTGCTCGTCGTCGTGTCGAGCGCGATCGCCGAACTGCACGGCGGCGACACCGCGACGCGGCTGGTGCGGATCGGCTTCGCGCCGCTGATCGTGTCGATCCTGCTGTCGGTGGTGGTGCTGTCGGTGCCCGCCGCCGCGGACATGGACCCGGCGCGGCGCGACGCCTTCACGCTGATGATGGGCGGCACGCCGCGCATCTGGCTCGGCGGCATCGTCGCCTACGGCATCTCGCAGACGCTCAACGTGACGATCTTCGCCGCGCTGAAAGGGCGCGAGGGGAGCGGGCTGCTCTGGCTGCGCGCCGGCATCGCCAGCGTGCTCAGCCAGATCGTCGACACCTTGCTGTTCGTGACGATCGCCTTCGCCGGCGTCTTCCCGATCGGCGAATTGCTGCTCGGCCAGATGATCGCCAAGGTGCTGCTCTCGGCGATCCTGGTGCCGCCGCTGATCTATCTGTTCGTCGGTTTGGGCCGGCGGCTCGACCGGGGGTGA